The window TTTGCTTGGCACTATGTGCAGTTTGCCAAGAAGCTTCAAACCGGCAGCGACTTTGACCGGTATCAAGTAGCAGAATCACAAGCACGTGAGGCGCAGTCGGGCCTGTGGGCAGATACCAAGCCGATGCCACCCTGGCAGTTCCGCAAGGGCAAGAGCAGGGCACGTGATCATGAATTCGACACCATGCCGACCCAAATTGAGCCCATTGAGGCAGATGCGCCAGCTCAATGACCAAATGACAGGACTGTTGGGGATGACGGACTGATGACGGAGCGTACTGTCACCGGACAGATCACCCCGACCTTGTGGTATCGGTTATCCGGTTTCTATTTTGCCTATTTCGCTTTCAATGGCGTGGTATCCGCCTATTGGGGGCTATACCTGCACGCCTTGGCATTTTCAGCATGGCAGATTGCCGTGCTGATGTCGCTGCAACAGGCGGTGCGCATTGTTGGCCCGTCCTTTTGGGGCTGGTTGTCAGACCGCACCGGTCGGCGAGCGGTGATTGTGCGTGGTGTGAGTGTAGCCGCCGTGGCCAGCTTCTGCATCATGCTGATCAATCAACAGTTCATCACCTTGTTTGTGGCGTTGCTGGCACTGTTCTTTTTCTGGAGTGCCAGCCTGCCTCTGGTCGAGGCCACAACGTTGACCCTGTTGGGTAGCGAAACCCATCGCTACAGTCGCATTCGCCTGTGGGGTTCGGTGGGTTTCATGCTTGCTACTGTATTGATGGGACATGCAATCGACTGGCTTGGCGTTGGCGTCGTGCCGTGGGCCGTGTTGGGCTGCATGGTATCGATCACCCTGTATGCCTGGTTGATTCCGGAAGCGAAGCCGGCAGGCCCGGTAAGCCAGTCAACGGACTTGATGCAGGTGTTGCAGCAAAAAGTCGTGATGGCCTTTTTTATCGCCAGTTTCTTGATGGCGCTGGCGCATGGTCCTTATTACACCTTCTATTCCATCTATCTGGAAATGGCAGG is drawn from Chitinivorax sp. B and contains these coding sequences:
- a CDS encoding MFS transporter — its product is MTERTVTGQITPTLWYRLSGFYFAYFAFNGVVSAYWGLYLHALAFSAWQIAVLMSLQQAVRIVGPSFWGWLSDRTGRRAVIVRGVSVAAVASFCIMLINQQFITLFVALLALFFFWSASLPLVEATTLTLLGSETHRYSRIRLWGSVGFMLATVLMGHAIDWLGVGVVPWAVLGCMVSITLYAWLIPEAKPAGPVSQSTDLMQVLQQKVVMAFFIASFLMALAHGPYYTFYSIYLEMAGYAKSTIGYLWAIGVVAEVLAFLFMSRLLTWLGLRGLFLLGLALAVVRFLIIGWCVQSTVIMVLAQVLHAATFGTNHATAIALVHRFFQGRNQARGQALYICASFGLGGTLGG